The DNA region CTGGCCGAAGTGCTGGAAGAATCCGGCCTCGCGGATTACGCCGTCGGCTCCCTCGCCGTCGGTTGCTCCTGCCTGATGATGGACACCTTTGGCACGGACTGGGTGCAGGCCCCCCATGGCCGGGCCGCGGCCGTGGCCGTCGGCCTCAAGCGGATGCGGCCCGACTGCTGCATCTTCACCTACCAGGGCGACGGCGACTCCATGGCCATCGGCTTCTCCGAAACCCTCTATGCCGCCATCCGCAACGAAAACATCACGGCCATCCTCGTGAACAACGGCATCTTCGGCATGACCGGCGGCCAGATGGCCCCGACCTCCCTGCCCGGCCAGCGCACCACCACCTCGCCCAAGGGCCGAGACGCCGGCACCACCGGGCAGCCGCTGAACATGGTCGACCAGATGAAGCACCTGCCCATCGGCTATCTGGCGCGCGGTTCCGTTGCCTCCGCCAAGGACATCAACAAACTGAAGAAATACATCAAGGCCGCCATCGAGACCCAGATGAACGGCGGCGGATACTCCATGGTGGAAGTGCTCTCCTTCTGCCCCACCAACTGGAAGATGAGCATGGAAAAGAGCGTTGCCCACGTTCAGAACACGGTCAAAAACATCTTCCCCGTGGGTGAATTCGTTAAAAACGGAGAAAGAACTGATGCTTAGTATCACTTGCGCAGGCTTTGGCGGACAGGGCGTGCTCACCGCTGGTTTGTTGCTGGCCCATGTCTCCATGGAGTCCGGCAAGGAGATCACCTGGGTTCCGTCCTACGGCTCCGAGATGCGCGGTGGCACGGCCAGCTGCCGGCTGCGGATCGGCGACGAGCCCATCCTGAACCCCTACTTCAGCACCATCGACGCCCTCATCGGCATGAACCAGGACTCCGTGGACACCTTTCAGGACGCCATCGCGCCTGGCGGGCTTCTCATCGCCAACTCCAGCATGGTCCAGGGCGGGGCGTTCCGCGACGACATCCGCGTCATCGAGCTCCCGGCCACCGAGATCGCCGGCGAGCTGAAGAACCCGCGCGGGGCCAACCTCGTCATGCTCGGCGCTGTCATTGGAGCCACCGGCATGGTTGATTCCAACGAATTTGCGGACGGCATCGACGCCTACTTCTACAAGAAGGGGCGCAACAACCCACTCAACCGGGAATGCTTCATGCGCGGCGTGCTGGCCGCCGCCAGCGCCTAGGAGATCACGCCATGAGCATGGAAAAACTCCTGTCCCCGAAAACCGTCGCCATTGTCGGCGCGAGTGAAAAGGAAGGTTTTGGCGGCGACACTTGCCGCAACGTCCTTTCCTACGCGAACCCCGACAACGTGTACTTCGTCAACCCCAAACGGGACGAGGTGTTTGGTAGGCCGTGCTGCCACAGCATAGCGGACATTCCGGTCGACATCGACCTCGTGGTGCTCTGCACCCCGCAGAAGACCATCGAGCCGCTGCTGCGGGAAGCGGCAGCCAAGGGAGCGGGCGGCGCCGTGGTTTACGCCAGCGGCTACTCCGAGGTCGGCACCCCGGAGGGCGTCGCGGCCGAAGAAAGTCTGAAAGCCCTCTGCGCTGAGCTCGACATCTCCCTTATGGGACCCAACTGCGCAGGATTCATCAACTACATAGATCGGGTCGTCGGCTTCGCCTTCATCTCGGACGAGCGCGACCGCACCGGCTCCGTGGGGTTCGTTTCCCAAAGCGGCCAGCTCTGCCTCTCGTTCATGGACAACAAGTCCATGCGGTTCTCCTACTCCATATCCTCGGGCAACAGCTCGGTGGTAACCATGGAGGACTATCTGGACTACCTGATCGACGATGCGCACACCAAGGTCGTGGGCCTCTACCTGGAAGGCGTCACCCAGCCCGAAAAGTTTGAGAAGGCGTTGCGCAAGGCGGCCCAAATGCGCAAACCCGTCGTGGTCCTCAAGGCCGGGCGGAGCGAAAAGGGCAGCAAGGTCGCGGCGTCCCACACCGGCTCCCTCTCCGGCGCCGACGTCATCTATGACGCCCTTTTCCAAAAGTTCGGCGTAATCCGCGTCAACGACGCGGAAGAACTGCTGGCCACCACCCAATTGTTTGCAACCTTGCCAACCCTGCCCCGGCAGGCCGGCCTCGCCTCCATCAACCTTTCGGGAGGCGAAACCGGCATCTGCGCCGACATGGGAGAGATGGCGGGAATCGAATACCCCGATTTCGAGGAAGAGACGCTCGAAAAGTTGCGCGCTTTGCTGCCCTCCTATGCGAGCCCGGCCAACCCGTTGGATACCACGGCGACGATCTCCTATGACGCCGAAGTGTACGCATCGGTTCTGCAGACCGTCATGGACGATCCCAACGTAGGCCTTGTGGTGATCGGCTACACCCTGCTCCACGAGATCGCGGACCCGTGCATCCATCACATGGCCAAGGGCATCGAGAGCGTCGTCAAAAACGGCCGGGCCAAGCCCATGGTCATGCTTCCGTTCTTCGAGAACTCCCGGAACCCGGAGTACCTCGACAAATTGAACGGCCTGGGCGTCCCGGTTCTGCCGCCGCCCACCTACGGGTTCGCCGCCCTGCGCCACCTCGTCGACTTCATCGGCTACGACCCTGATGAAAACACCCTGGAGCTGGCCATTCCCGAGAAGACGGAGGCCACGGGCCGCCGGACGCTTTCCGAATTCGAGAGCGCGTCCATCCTGCGCGAGTACGGCGTGCGCACCCCGGAGGGCAGCGTTGTCGACACCCCGGAGGCCGCGGCCAAGACGGCGGATTCCCTCGGCTACCCCGTGGTCATGAAGATCGCCTCCGCCGACATCGCGCACAAGTCGGACATGGGTGGCGTGGCCCTGAACATCAAAAGCGCAGACGAAGCACGCGAAGCCTTCGAGCGCATCATGGGCAACGCCCGCACGTATGCGCCGGACGCCCGGGTGGATGGCGTCTACATCCAGAAGATGCTCCCCCCAGGCGTGGAGGTCATCATCGGCGTGAACAGCGACCCCCAGTTCGGCCCGGCCGTGCTGGTGGGCCTCGGCGGCATCTTCGTGGAGATCTTCCGCGATACGTCGCTGCGCCCCGCCCCCTTCGGAAAGGACGAGGCCAGGCGCATGCTCAAGCGGCTGAAGGCCTTCCCGCTCTTCAACGGATACCGGGGCCAGGAGGCACTGGACGTTGAGGCGCTGGCAGAAACGATCGCGGGCGTGGCCCGACTCGCCGCCGAACGGCGCAACGAAATCGTCGAGCTCGATATCAACCCCGTGTTTGTCTACGGCAAAGGCAAAGGAATCTGCGCTGCGGACGCTCTTGTCGTGGTGAAGGATTAAAACCCCGGCGCCCCTGGTGCGCCGCCAAACATAGGTTTTCAGGAGGTTGGCATGAATCTGTTCAGGAAATACTTCGTGTTGTTCGCGCTTTCGCTCGGGTATGCCGCCAGTTACATGTTGCCGTACATCAAATACGTCTTCTACGACCAGCTGCTGGAAGGGGTCGGCTGCAACAACGAGCAGGCGGGCTTCCTGCTTACCGTGTACACCATCACCGCGCTGATCTTGTACATTCCCGGCGGCTGGGTCGCCGACAAGTTCAAGGCCAAATACGTTCTCGTGATCTCCCTGTTCGCCACGGGTATTCTCAACTTTGCCTTTGCCCTCAACATGAACTACTCGTTCGCCCTGATCGTCTGGGTCCTTCTGGCATTCAGCACCGCCTTCGCGTTCTGGTCGGGCATCATCAAGGCCATCCGCCTGCTTGGCAACGCGACTGAGCAGGGCAAGCTTTACGGATTCTTCAGCTCCGGCGTAGGGGCGTTTTCGGCTATCACCTCCTCCGTCGCCCTTTATGTCTACGGCCTTTTTGCCGCCAACGCCGTGGCCGGCCTCAAGGGCGTCATCTACGTGCAGGGGGCGACCTGTATTCTCTCCTCGATCATCGTGTTTTTCTTCTTCCAGGAAGCCAAAGATGCCGCCACGGAATCGAATGACGACAAGTTCAAGACCAGCGACATCCTCATCGTGCTGAAGAACCCCATGACCTG from Oceanidesulfovibrio marinus includes:
- a CDS encoding thiamine pyrophosphate-dependent enzyme, translating into MTEKRTPNLLVEPNKFCPGCGHGIINRVLAEVLEESGLADYAVGSLAVGCSCLMMDTFGTDWVQAPHGRAAAVAVGLKRMRPDCCIFTYQGDGDSMAIGFSETLYAAIRNENITAILVNNGIFGMTGGQMAPTSLPGQRTTTSPKGRDAGTTGQPLNMVDQMKHLPIGYLARGSVASAKDINKLKKYIKAAIETQMNGGGYSMVEVLSFCPTNWKMSMEKSVAHVQNTVKNIFPVGEFVKNGERTDA
- a CDS encoding 2-oxoacid:acceptor oxidoreductase family protein, with translation MLSITCAGFGGQGVLTAGLLLAHVSMESGKEITWVPSYGSEMRGGTASCRLRIGDEPILNPYFSTIDALIGMNQDSVDTFQDAIAPGGLLIANSSMVQGGAFRDDIRVIELPATEIAGELKNPRGANLVMLGAVIGATGMVDSNEFADGIDAYFYKKGRNNPLNRECFMRGVLAAASA
- a CDS encoding acetate--CoA ligase family protein, coding for MSMEKLLSPKTVAIVGASEKEGFGGDTCRNVLSYANPDNVYFVNPKRDEVFGRPCCHSIADIPVDIDLVVLCTPQKTIEPLLREAAAKGAGGAVVYASGYSEVGTPEGVAAEESLKALCAELDISLMGPNCAGFINYIDRVVGFAFISDERDRTGSVGFVSQSGQLCLSFMDNKSMRFSYSISSGNSSVVTMEDYLDYLIDDAHTKVVGLYLEGVTQPEKFEKALRKAAQMRKPVVVLKAGRSEKGSKVAASHTGSLSGADVIYDALFQKFGVIRVNDAEELLATTQLFATLPTLPRQAGLASINLSGGETGICADMGEMAGIEYPDFEEETLEKLRALLPSYASPANPLDTTATISYDAEVYASVLQTVMDDPNVGLVVIGYTLLHEIADPCIHHMAKGIESVVKNGRAKPMVMLPFFENSRNPEYLDKLNGLGVPVLPPPTYGFAALRHLVDFIGYDPDENTLELAIPEKTEATGRRTLSEFESASILREYGVRTPEGSVVDTPEAAAKTADSLGYPVVMKIASADIAHKSDMGGVALNIKSADEAREAFERIMGNARTYAPDARVDGVYIQKMLPPGVEVIIGVNSDPQFGPAVLVGLGGIFVEIFRDTSLRPAPFGKDEARRMLKRLKAFPLFNGYRGQEALDVEALAETIAGVARLAAERRNEIVELDINPVFVYGKGKGICAADALVVVKD
- a CDS encoding MFS transporter, giving the protein MNLFRKYFVLFALSLGYAASYMLPYIKYVFYDQLLEGVGCNNEQAGFLLTVYTITALILYIPGGWVADKFKAKYVLVISLFATGILNFAFALNMNYSFALIVWVLLAFSTAFAFWSGIIKAIRLLGNATEQGKLYGFFSSGVGAFSAITSSVALYVYGLFAANAVAGLKGVIYVQGATCILSSIIVFFFFQEAKDAATESNDDKFKTSDILIVLKNPMTWAISILIFCGHGIYTSTSYFNPYMTQVIGVTMTFSGMLAIVRTHVLRLTCGPLGGIFADKLKSPALVIISCFALMTSILVIFMLLPVGTSATVVIGLQLLLAAVTFTCYSILYSCIEEVGIPRRFTGTTVAVASMIGYLPDMIYNPLFGIWLDKFGNTGYLYIFSFLAASGVIGLVSALLIRRHSVSAVRAAAQAA